The sequence CAACAGGACCCGTACGCCGCTGTGGATTACCCGACCGGGTATCCGCAGCTGCCACCGCCCGTCTACCCGCAGGGCGGCGGGTATCCGCCCCCGTATCCGGGCTATCCGCCGTACGACCCCTACCAACAGGGCAGGCCGCTCGGCACCAACGGCAAGGCGATCGCGTCGCTGGTCGCCGCATTGGCCGGACTGGTGTTCTGTGGCCTGCCGTCAATCGCCGGCCTCATCCTCGGCATCATCGCGATGCGGGAATGCAAGCGCACCGGCCAGGACGGCTACGGTCTCGCGCTCGCCGGAACCATCGTCGGTGCACTCGTCACCGCGCTGGTCGTGCTCTACTTCGTCTTCGTCATCGGCATCGCAGCGAGCGGATGGCAATGGGCGCCATGAGGTTTGACGGCTAGCTCGGCGGCTGGAACGGTTCGGCCTCGCGCATCATGCCTGCCGCGCGACCCTTGCCGGCGATCACCAGAGC is a genomic window of Mycobacterium sp. ITM-2016-00318 containing:
- a CDS encoding DUF4190 domain-containing protein; the protein is MSSPHEPYRGGEYPPLEQSAPQQDPYAAVDYPTGYPQLPPPVYPQGGGYPPPYPGYPPYDPYQQGRPLGTNGKAIASLVAALAGLVFCGLPSIAGLILGIIAMRECKRTGQDGYGLALAGTIVGALVTALVVLYFVFVIGIAASGWQWAP